The sequence GCGCAACAGGCTCCGTACGAGGCGGCACTGGCCGAAGAGAGGAGGATACGACAAGAGAACGAGCAGAAGCAGGCGGCCGAGATGGCccagatgtacaactacattcAAAGTCTTTCTGTCCAAATGGGTAATCCCATCCCAGCCATGCAATTCCCTGTGGCTCATCCTCCTCCTACTCCTCCGGTGAGTATCTTGAAAACCCTTTTTTTTAAGTATTAGACACTTAGAGAACTTTAGACTTAGAGATTGTGACTTACATTACTCACTTAATGATTTAGGGGACCTACATCTGATCCTTTAGTGCTCTATTTATTGGCAAAATAAGTAAGCAAAATGGAAAGCGTTTGCAATAGCGCTAGTGTGTCTAAATTTCAATTTGGAGTTTTCATTTGGATATCCGAGTTCGTAGAAAATTTAAAGTAGGTTCCATTTTGAAAAAAGTTACTGGCTAAACTATCCCAAACTACATATAGAAATGTTGAAATTGATTTGTAAATAAAGTCATTGGCGAAGGTTTCTTTATAGAAGAGGTTCATGGATTCGTTTGCGGTAATTTGGTCGATCTAgttatgcaaatcaaattcgaAACTGAAGTTTCAAGCTCGAATTACAAGATGGTTATCATAGGAATTCGAAATCAGGTATTTCAATCAAAGTTTGAACTTCTGTTCTGTCTGTCCCAATGCATTTCAGTAAACGAGTGTAGCATATCTCCTCTCATGAATTATAACTTGAGAACTTGGTTTTTGTCTCACATGCAATTTATTGTCTTactttttttgcagaatctatCGGCGGCATCGAATACGCCAGAATTGTCGCCGGACATCTCACCGACGCTCCCACAGCAGTTGTTCCCGCCTCAGTTCGGCAGCGCCCCACTGTTCGACGACCCACCACAGCCATAAACTTGTTTATTTCAATATTTATGGACTTGTGAACTTCCGGATATGTATTTGTGAACTTCTGGATATTTTGTGAACTTGCAGGATTTTGCATTGGACTTCTGTATGTGTTTGATGTTATTTGTGGCTAGTTGTGATATATAATGTCTGTGACATTTGTTATGATATGTAATGgttgtgatatatatgttgTGATATGGGGTCCTTTTTacgtgaaaaacaaaaaaaaaaggatttgtttggtcactttgtcgtgtgccagggactaggcacacggcaaagtgaccatttgGCCAGCCCTGAACACCAAGTTCGTCGTGTGCCAAAGCcaggggcacacggcgaacctaaatactttgccgtgtgccaaagccaagggcacacggcaaagtgggaAATTTCACCGTGTGCCTGCtttctggcacacggcgaagtcctcCGTCTGGCcttttttttgccgtgtgcccttggATACACACGGAgaatgtgtttgccgtgtgtgcgacagatggcacacggcaaactaggcCTCTGCCGTGCCTAGCGCTGCCGTCGGGGATTCGCCGTCGGCCACTGACGGCGaagtcttcgccgtgtgcctactaggcttcgccgtgtgcttagggcacacggcgaattagAGAATTCCGGTAGTGCAGGATGGTTCCTCGGTCAACAAAAGCCAGCGTCATCTTGCATAGAAATACTTGGGCGACGGGCGCAGGTATCATGTGGATGGCACGAGCAGTCAAAAGAACCAAAGCGAAGGGGGCAGGGAGGCGACCGAGTTGACGACCTGTCGACCGTCGCAGCTGGCACATCAGTGTCAACAGCATTACCTGGAGCGGTGGAGCCGGAGCCGACGCGGCACCAGCGCCACTAGCCCCATCACGTCAGCTCGGTGATtgcttctttcttttcctctacacAGATAAGGAGTATCAGTTTTGTTCTTTCCTTGAAGGGTAGCCCATTAGAGTAACCAATCAAATTACTGTCTGATTATCCTTCCACTTTTTTTTCTGGTAATCTCGTACGGAACGAAGTATAGTGATGAATGAATCGCTTTTACAAGTTCCTTTTGCTCAGTCCACACCAGATTTTGGACGCCACTGATAAGACTTTCTGGGTGGTAAATATAAGCTAGCGAGGCGCGGCAGATGATCAATGGCTCTCCAACATTTTGATTACAAATTAAAAGTGTTCTAACAGATCCATAATTCTATTGACAATACTTGATCGGaatttattatttttcatgTCTGTTTTACCGCAAAATTATAATGAAAAGTAGAAATTCCATTCTTCAATCTGAGAAGTGACAAGTATGAGATTCTCCCATTCCTTCCTTCTAACTGTAGTAATGCAAATGTATCCCATTTCACACTTTTGTCTTGTTTACTAAAGATATAGAATATTGATGCGTAAAAGCTTTGCTTGCTTGCAATGGAGACTATGCTCACAAACAAAGCGTATATCTATGTATATATACGGCATGTCCGATCTTACTTGTCTTAACACGTGTGCTAAACCTAACGCCCCAAGAATGTCTTGTCCGATTAATGTCGTCGACGAAGCACAGCAAGGTCGAGCCATCAGCGTCGCCGACGTCGCGCCGGGCGACACGACGACCCTGGTGGCCACCGGGCAGCGTGGCATCCCCGTGCTCATCGCACCGTTGCAGAGCCAGGGCGATGGGCGAGCCCGCGGTGCCACCACGCAGGAGATGGGCATGGGGTTCCAGGGCTTCCTCCTCCTGGAGCACAAGAACGACGACGACAACCCGGaggcgcagcggaagaagtggTTCAAGGAGATGCGCGGGTGGCTGATGGTGCTGGCCACCGTGGCGGCGTCGGTGACCTACCAGGCCGGCCTGAACCCGCCCGGCGGGTTCTGGCAGGACGGCGACGACGCCGGCAACCCGGTGCTCCACGACAGGCACCGGTCGCGGTACATGATCTTCTACTACATGAACGCGACGGCGTTCGTGACGTCGCTGGTGATCATGGTGCTGCTGATGAGCGAGCGGTTCTACCACACGGAGGCCAAGGTGGTGGCGCTCATGCTCACCACCTTCATCGACCTCATCAGCCTCATCGGCGCCTACATCGCCGGCACCACGCGCTTCTTCTCCTCCTGCATCTACGTCATCATCATCGCCTGCGTCGCCTTCGCCGGGGTCATCTACATTGGGGAGTACGTGGTGTGATATGCAATTGCAATTGCGATGCGAGGCAGCACAAGATCATAATCAaatacttctttttttttgcagggtGATGGCGGAAATATGCAGGTTCTTCATGAGAAGGATGCCATGCATGTCAAGAATGGTGCAGAGCAAGTGGTTCCCGGTGCCGGGGGAGGTGGTGAGGAGTCTGCAGCCTCAAGAGGAGCGCATTAGCCAcacgccgacggcggcgaggagcaacCAGCGCGGTGGCTGCAGCGCGTGCTGTGCTTCTG comes from Panicum virgatum strain AP13 chromosome 4K, P.virgatum_v5, whole genome shotgun sequence and encodes:
- the LOC120703370 gene encoding uncharacterized protein LOC120703370; the protein is MSCPINVVDEAQQGRAISVADVAPGDTTTLVATGQRGIPVLIAPLQSQGDGRARGATTQEMGMGFQGFLLLEHKNDDDNPEAQRKKWFKEMRGWLMVLATVAASVTYQAGLNPPGGFWQDGDDAGNPVLHDRHRSRYMIFYYMNATAFVTSLVIMVLLMSERFYHTEAKVVALMLTTFIDLISLIGAYIAGTTRFFSSCIYVIIIACVAFAGVIYIGEVMAEICRFFMRRMPCMSRMVQSKWFPVPGEVVRSLQPQEERISHTPTAARSNQRGGCSACCASAPRAEG